tcatcagCCTTGATACGTAGCGCCTGCATTCTTAAGCCCTAAcggcatcactttgtaacagaagGAGCCTTGGCTGGTGACGAATGAAGTCTTCTCTTGGTCGGGTTCATCCAGCTTGATCTGGTTGTAACCAGAGAACACATCCATGAAACTTAGTAGCTGGTGTCTTGCTGTTGAGTCCATAAAGATGTCAATCCTTGGGAGAGGATAGCTGTTCTTGGGGTAGGCCCTGtttaggtctgtgaagtccacacacatcctccattttccattgGCTTTCTTGACAATCACCATGTTGGCCAACCAGTCAGGGTAATACACTTCTCATATGAAGTTTGCTTTCTGTACTTTGCAAACCTCTTCTGCTATGGCCTTATCGCGCTTCTGTATGAACACACGTTTTTTCTAGCGTATGGGAGAGAAAGAGGGCGAGACGTTTAACTTGTGAACTATGATGGATGGATCAATTCCAGGCATGTCCTCATGGCTTCAGGCGAACACGTCCTGGTTTTCCCTTAGAAATGTCATCAGTGCTTGCCTAACTGCCAAGCTAGCCAAAGTACTGATTCTGGTAATCCGTTCAGGCTTGGAGTCGTTAAGGAGAACTTCTTCCAATCCTTCCACTGGTTTTGCCACCATCCGCTACTCCTCCATACACATTGTCTGCAAATGATCGTTCATTTCCAGCATAGCAATGTAGCATTTGCGCGCCGTTACTTGGTCTCCTTGTACCTCTCCTACTCCATATTCCGTCGGGAACTTAATCATCAAATGGTAAGTTGAAGTTACGACCTTCCATGAATTTAAAGTAAGACGACCCAATATGGCATTGTAAGTGGATGAACAGTTTACAACCAAGAACGTGACATCCCTGGTAATCTACTGCGGGTAATCTTCAACTGTTACGGACAAAGTGACTGCTCCTAGGAGGTACACCCTTGTTCCTCTGAATTCGACAAGTGGCGCGTTAAGAGGAATCAACCGTTCCCTATCAATCCTCATCTACTAGAATGCTGGGTAGTATAGGATGTCGGCAGAGCTCCCATTATACACAAGGACTCGGTGGGTGTTGTAGTCCTCTATTCGAATGCTAACCACAAGGCATCGTCATATGAGTGGTGGAGACGCCTGACATCTTCCTCTGTAAACCCAATGACAGGGTTCTCGATCTATGCCATCTTCGGGTCAAATCCCGTTAACTGGACGTTTTGAACCATCCGTAGGTAGATTTTGCATGCCTTCTTGGATGAGCCAGATGCTGTGGTTCCCCCTACATCTTGGGGCTAATCTGTCATTTCCTTACCGATGAACCTTTGCAACTTCCCTTGCCTAATAAGAGCTTCTATCTGTTGCTTTAAGTCATAGCAGTCAGATATGTCATAATCGTGGTCACGATGGAAACAGCAGTACTTGCCTCTAGACCTCTTGCTAGGGTCTCCCTTCAGTTTTTCAGGGAACATCAGGGCTCTTTCATCCTTAATCTACATTAGGACTTGATCAATCGGGGTGTTTAGCAAGGTAAAGCTTGCAAACCTTCCAGTAGGAGGCTTAGAGCACTCATCTTCCCTTCTATCTCTTGTCCTCGCTATCTTTCACCCCCTATCCTGTCGTGGTTCCTcctatctttttctcttcttaggCTTCTCTTCATGAGCCAGTAGTGCATCTTCTGCGTTCATGTACTTAGTAGCCCTGTAGAGTACATCTGACAtaatttttgggtcatttttgtataaggaaaaCAGAAACTGACTCTTTCATAGACCATTCGTAAATGCGGccacaagtatcttgtcgtcagcttcaTCGATTAAGAGTGCCTCCTTATTAAAGTAGGCTATGTACGACCTCAGCGTCTCATCCTCCCGTTGCTTAATGCTCATCAGGCATGCAGTGGACTTCTTATACTTATGCCCCTCAATAAAGTGTGAGGCAAACTGGGTGCTTAACTTCTTAAAGGTACCAATGGAATTGGGCGTTAACTTACTAAACCAAACCTTTCCGAGGCCCTTCAACGTAGTAAGGAAGGCCCTGCACATGATCTCGTCTGCCATTCCTTGTAGGTGCATCAATGTCTTGAAAGACTCCAAGGGATCCAGTGGATCCTTAGATTCGTCATAGCTCTCCACCTGAGGCATATGAAACTTCGATGGAAGGGGGAATGAAGTGACAGATATGGTGAATGGTGAATCAATTCGATGGACCAAGTCATCGAGGTCACTAAATACCCGTCCTCtgagggcgttcatcatgaAATCCATCCGTTCCTTCATCATTTGCATTTCCACAACCATATGATGTGGAACCGTATCTACGGGATGGACAGCTTGTGTCCTGTTGCACTGGTTTGCTTGGGGCATTGCTACCTTTCGGCCCCTCGTGGTTCCTTCTTTCAGCGTTGGTGCCTTCTTGATCCTCTTCCTAAGTATTAAGTCTCGCATTCTTCTGGCGCAGTTGTTCTTCTAGATCATGGTTTTGCTTGGTAAGGCGTTCTACGACAGCGACAAGAATCTAAACTTGTCTCTCGAGGGTGGTGGTGTGTGGTTCGTCTCCTTGAACATTGttggtggtcgccattgagcgagtaagcaccatgcaactctttgtctaGGAAGCGATGGTATGGCTTGCAAGTTGTGCTTGTTctttcccacagatggcgccaactgatgatgtcgGAAATTGTCAGTAAGTCACACAGTCCTTATGTGTTCAAGACAACACTTGCACAACACAGAACAAGAAGACCTtaggagagtaccggtgtggtactgGCCAAAGACCCTCTAATGGTTAAGTTAGAAAACTTTTCACAACTTTTGAGTGTCAAAATTGGGgtcaattatgcgtaccttaAATTTCTGAGGCTATTaagcttttatagtagtgtaaAACCGACTCTGTTTCTTAAGCCGAAAGATTTTTTCTTATTGAAAAAGATCCTAATAAATGTACCTTCTTTACAGGATTCTTTTCATATAGGGGTTCCTTGACCAGAGTCAAACGTAGAGTGCAAGATATTTCCATTTAGGATTCCTTGGAGTTCACTTAAGCCTCATGGGTGCCACGTGGCCTTGACATCAGTCGCCCTCATGTCCATACACCAAGGTTTCTATCCGTATATGATTACCCATCATGCATTCTTTTCGTCCAGAACCTCGATCTGTCGTCTTACATAATTTAGTGCCGCTAGGCTCATGTATGCTTTGATTTTTATCCCCTTCAAAGAACAAGggaaaacaagatcaaaaggtgagggttttataaaaattaagaagaaacaTTAGCcacattttcaatattttcctaaccctttctttctttgattgcCTATTTGTAAAAACGGACAAGAAGGACATGATTAATCATTACAACCTCAACCAGGAGGATTTCTTGATCAATCCCTCTCCTTGTGTTGTGTTATACTTGCTATAGACTTGAACATGGGGCTACATTTCTGACTTCTGCTACCTTTTTggaacctctttttttttggcagacACGCACTCGTACAATTAGGCCTGCCAACTTGCAAATGGGGAGTTTAAAGGTTTATTTCTTTAGGGAGCAATCCTCGAACTAAGCCAGGTTGGACAGTGAGAGTGCAAGGAAAGGTTGCCTTGTTATAATTAGTAAGTTGGTGTTTAAGATGGACAAACTATTACACGTTTATGGGTACAAATACTATCTAGAACTCTCTGGTTCAGGTCCTGTAtcttattaatgaatttttcaaatttatagcAAGTATAACACAACACAAGGAGAGGGATTGATCAAGAAATCTCCTAGTTGAGGTTGTAATGAAAAATGAGACTAATGTTTGTTCATAATGTTTACAAAACCCTCACTTTTTGATCTGATTTTCTCTTGttcatttatgattttaatGTTATTGGAGGGGAGATTACATAAAATGGGAGCAAAACTACATATTTAGTCCCATTTTTATCAGAAGTGAGTCATAGAACCCTAACTAAGCTAACCTCAGGTGGATAAAGTGCCAAATTTCCTACCACGGATAAACAACTTAGATTTCAACTAAACCAAAAATGAGTAACTTGTAATTaaccctaaaaagaaaaaggattgaGAGGAGGGTAGTAATGGTAATAAGGAAGAAAGAGTGGGGGCAAATAGGTGTGACCCTGTAAAAATGTAGTTAATGGAAAAAAGGGAGAGGAAATccgaaaaaaaaggagagacgTGAATGGCATCAATTGCGAGTGAGGCCTAGCTGTGACTACCAAACAAACGGACGGTGGAGAGTGTAGACATcactctgactctctctcttccccatcacttttcttcaaatctctctctctctttactatttattatttatttccttcTCAAAGACTCCAACAAACTACTACACAACaagaaagaaaacctaaaataaaataataaaaataaaaagaaaaaggaaaagaaaagagagagatccACCCCCACACCATCacagaagagaaagagaaaggaagaaccaaaaaaaatgtcGTGGCAGACATACGTGGATGAGCACTTGATGTGTGACATTGATGGACAAGGCCAGCACCTAGCTGCCGCTGCCATCATCGGCCACGATGGCTCTGTCTGGGCGCAGAGCTCTAACTTTCCTCaggtatgtatgtatgtattatatatatatatatatatatatatatatcatcggATCGGATCGGATCAGTTTTTGgtggttttaatttaatttgagctCGTCTGTATTAATACACACAGTTTAAGGCAGAGGAGATAAGTGGTATAATGAAGGATTTTGAGGAGCCAGGTCATCTTGCTCCTACGGGCTTGCATCTTGGTGGCACTAAATACATGGTCATCCAAGGAGAGGCCGGAGCTGTCATCCGTGGAAAGAAGGTACTACCTCATTCCTCATTCCTCATTCCTCATACGTACTaattatctctttctttctttctttctttctttcttttttgtttcaatcACACTCACACACGCATGTATATATTCCATCTCAATGATTGATTTCATACAATGTGCCATTGTGAAAATTGTTAGATATATCTTAATCAGTGAAATGTAGAGGAAGATCCTATTGCCCTAAGCATTCCTCTCAAAATTGGAACAGCATTCATCCTCATGCTTAAATGAAATGGAAGTCAAATTTCAATCCTATACTAATAGACAAATCTTAAAAGGGTATATCGTATATTagtataaacaaaatttatatctttaattgtttattatttagtattagtatttcttttataaactcTCTCAAACACACTATTATAAAGTAAAGCCAATGAAAATCTAGTtggataattattattattattattataataataattttattttccattacATTCTATCTATCATAGAAGTGTTCCTTTGTTCCTCTGTAGTGTACACCTTGCAGTGTATGAGTATTGACACCCCCAATCCCCACTGAATATGAGTATTGTTCCTCTGTAGTTcctctgctttttttttttttttttaaatcattgcTAGTTACAAGCTAGGATCTAACATAATGTTTGAAGGCTGGTGATGTGTGATTATATGaaatgtggatttttttttttggttgaagcaAATGAAATGTGGATTAGTgcctcattattattattatttttttttaaattttaaagattaTTCTTCATATATAGGTATTATAAGTTTTTCATCTTTGGAAAACCTTCCTGAGTGGGCTACGTTGAACTTTATTTGTCACTGAAAGCCCTTCTGTATTTGGTTTGGCAGGGATCTGGAGGTGTCACCATAAAGAAGACTAGTCAAGCTCTAGTTTTCGGCATCTATGAAGAACCTGTGACACCAGGACAGTGCAACATGGTTGTTGAGAGGTTGGGAGATTACCTTGTTGATCAGGGCCTGTAGGCCAAACTCTTCTATAATTATTTGAGTATTTCTTGTGGGGGGTACAAACAACTGttgtctcttttcttttgttttctttccttttgatttcAGTCCCAAGTTTGCACCCTCTTCTTCATTTGAAAGCCTTAAACTGGCAGTGAAGTTGTCGCAAACAATAACCATGTGAGAACTAAAACAgttgttttgtgtttggttgtttgAATTGCATTaactttgatatttttttattatagatttttcGTGTAATCCTTCTGGATTTTTGTGGTCTGTCTCTCATTGTTACTTTTATCATCATTTCTGAATGTCTGTAAAATGAGCAAAATGAATTGATATTGGGATTGTGCTGATATCGATGGTAGATGAGCATCTTATATGTAGACAAATATATACTCTCGAAACTCGATACTACTTAATTTGTGTTTTGGCAATTTGTGCTTTGAATAAACTAGGTGTCTCCTGGGGAACAATGAAAGAACACCCGGACCACTTGTCTTATTATGCTCTCAGCATATCCTCAAGCTACTTTTGTCATCATTATAATTTGGCCCTATTGCTAAGATCAAATCTACGTTCTAGGATGTATATTTCCtgtataaaatgtaaaatataagGCAAATTAGTCTATCTGGCAGAAATATATTGGTCTTTCACTGTTTTGGGAATAGATAGAAGGTATTGTATTAAATTGCTGATAATCTTGAATTCACGCCAGATTTGTAGGTGGCATTTTGCAACTGCAGTTTTAATGGAGTTTGGCTTTTAATCCTAGAATCGTGCTTTACATGCATGATCCCATGGACATCTTTTCTGAATCAgtgatttttattcaatgggcttttttttctttttcttttttctttttttcgttttcttGTACAAAAGATTACCCGCCATTGAAATTGATAGTAGAAGCACTATCTCTAAAGCCTATCGATCCACTTGCAGAATGCGCCATCGCCACCCAGtggaattttttatattataataaataaatttgaatggTGATTAAAATTTCTGTAAGAATGATATGAATTAGTAGTTGACGGTTATAGagatttcttattctttttgggcCTTGGAAGCGTAAAGTGGATGATTTTTCAGGAAACAGTTGGACCAGAGGCATCACAAGTTGACATCCGCACATATTATAATAGCCTTAATTATTAGGTGGAATATCCGATCAAACCAtcgtttttactttttaggatAATGATGGGCAGCGAATCCTTCTTTAGCGCATTAGCATCTCCTGAGCCCTGATGCTAATGCCATATCTAAGAGCATTTTAGCATGAATGCACCAAATAACCACTGTATCAAGAAATGTCAAAAGGAagtattacaaaaatatttagaattgtgctacagtacaattctaaagatagaattgtactgtagcacaattctaaaacttataatatttgtttattcCCATTTTCTGACTCTCTGTCTCACTTTGTTTCTCTTCTCATTCCTCTCTCCACAACGGCGTCTCTCTCACACACAGTGGGCTATTTTGGCATGGGTCGTGGGTCCGGCGTGGAGGTGAGACTGGGAAGTCAGATCGGCCTGGTATGGTGGCGATTTTTGGGTACGTTTTCTGGGTTCATGGGTATGTGGCAGCGTGGTATGATGGTTTGCGGCGGCGTGTTCATGGGTTTCCGGTGTGGTTTGCAGCGGCAAGATCGGTTTGTAGCTGGGTTTGTGTAAATtttgacttgattttttttttgtgggtcatCTTTTGGATTCGGAATTTGCtattggtttgatttgattttgggatggattttttttgtgggttcatggtggtggagTTGGGGGTTGCCGTGGTGGTGGTGGAAAGGGGTGGAGTTTTTATTATGGGTCATAtgtgggttcatggtggtgaAGGTGGGGGGTTGccgtggtgatggtggtggccaTGGGTTTTGAGGCTGAGGTTTTTGGGGTTGCCgtggggtggtggaagggggtggggtttttattatgggtcatatgtgggttcatggtggtgaAGGTGGGGGGTTGccgtggtgatggtggtggccaTGGGTTTCGGGGTTGAGGTTTCTGGGGTTGCCGTGAGGTTTCTGGggtttatttgggttttggatatattattttattatgtaaaaatattattttaatgtgttgaattgtaaaataaatttttgggatgtgggagatattggaaaatggtatggtataagtaataaagtggtTTTTtaaggtggtaaaatagaataggatAGAATTATCTGATGCTGATGCTCTTAGTTAGGCCTaagttgaggaaaaaaaatacaaaagtggTGGGGGAGGTCATGTTTTTGCCTAGTGATTaagacatttttatttattttttaatgttcaaaattttatagctcaattggtatcctatagtatttttaatagaaactttcaaaatttaaattcccCTCTTCCAactattgaaataaaaaataattaaggcTTCCCCTAAAAAATGGTAAAACGTAAACAAGCGTTATGTCAATTACTCCATCACGTGTTCTATAATACAAACTATACTATGGAAtggaatcaaaaaaaaaaaaaaaaatttaaaaaggaataaaaaaaaaaactatactatGGAATTTTTACTGTTGATTTGGGAATATATGGATGAAAACCCCATAGCTTGGTATGAATTAGATTACCTCCATAGTACAATGTTTTCTTTTCGTCAATGTGGCTGAAATTTCCTGGTGATAATCACTAGTCACTGCAATACTTTTTTTCTGAAAGTGTAATAGCATAATAGGAATGATGTTCATGTATATAAATCCCTGACCTCTACTCTACCAATCTTTTTTACTAAATAGTCAATTTCATTTTAGGATCTATATTAGGGCAATAGTATGCTTTCTATGTTTAATTagtttgattttaatttatgtCCATTATTACTATTAGCAATTGTATTTTGTAGAATGTACTTTTCTTTATTCGTTTTTCACTAtctctacttttttattttctaaattctcTTTTGTTTAATAGTTTCTTACACATGAGGAGATCGATGAGTAAATAGAGTTTATTTGGGGTGTGAGGTCATAGTTGATGGACAAATTCGAGCCCCCCATTATACTTGGTACTCGTAAAATCAGATGAATCGAATTGTAATGTTGTGGCTGATTCTTTAGCCAAAGAAGCTAAAACTATTCGGGGTACCCAGGTCTGGTTGGAATCCTTACCAGAGGACATTGCCCCATTAGTTTCCTTTGATGTTCATTGATGTATTCCTTTCAGTTGAATAAAAGCCCAGGCTTaaagttcctcaaaaaaaaaaaaaaaaaaagcccaggCTTAAtagtctggtttctcaaaaaaaaaaagaagaacttTGGCTGACTATCTAATTACCAAGTTGTTTCCTTCTACAATAGAACCATTCAgattagcatttattttttgaacatATATTacgttttaataatatttttctcgtcttcaaaaaaagattaatattttccctcaaaaaatttattaatattttgcttGTTATATATTAATGAGcctttaaatttaatataagtACAAATATTAACTGTGCATGACTATTTTTTGCTACAGAAAGAGAGAGTTGGAGTAAGTAGAAATTGGTGAAGATCTACCCCACTAAGGATGAACTCAGTTGGGTAAAATGTCCTATCTTGGGAGGGTAATTCTAAGAATTGcctctcttcttctctcccaAATAATCTTTTTGGTTGGGATTCTTTCTTTCTAATGGGCATATGTGTAAGCACAACGGGGGGAGTACGCCTCGGCCGAGTGGACCACAGCGGAGAAGGAaatggagtcaccacctagATTAAGTCTAGAAACCATAAATATAGTGCCCTTGTGGAATGACTGATTTTTTCCAAAGCACATGTctggagtttaggtatggggatgggaaggtgttaggcacccaaccccacccAACCAATAGGTCGGCCTCTACTTATTGTGTTCTAAATTCTAATCCCATCAAAAGGTCCTCTAATATGTTActctaaactcacacacaccaACATGCATCTAACATCCAAAACATGGCATATATCCCACACTCATCCATAGCATAAAAACACTACCATTCATCTAACACATATATATCCAAGGGCAACAAGTATATCACAAGGCAAAAACATCAACAAGGCGTTAATCATCAAGTATATTCAATCATTCAAACCTAGCATCATGGTATTCATCAATCAAGGAGACCAATCATCGTATTCAAAGATGCATGTTCATATTtatatgcatgacttaccttcaCTTATCTCACTGCACCATAACATCTCAGCActtatgcatcaatgcatgttcatgtgattcATCAAAGACATAAACCCTAATTATCAATTCAATAATCAAAGCATgtgaaacatgttattctacTAACCCTAGACCTAAACATGTGAAAACTAGACTCAACAAAACCTAAATACATGATTAAAACTAATCGAAATATACAAAATAGTAAGAACCCTAAATCTACGTTTCTAGGCACGAGAATGCGTGCGCATCCCAActgtatgcatacgcatacttcgagtatgcgtacgcatgcatATACGCCTAGAAACACAATTTCagaacaacaaacaaaatagcaaTTTAACAAACCCTAGCATACTTCTAATACAAAACTAAACAACTTAAACTAACAACAAAGATATTaaagataaacaaaacaaaaactattcttaaacatgcattggatctaacaacaaacaaaagcaacacttaacacatcaaaacatgTTCATCAATATATCCAATCACTCAAATCTCCAATCAAAATATGGCGAGACACAACAagtcaaaatcaaataaatcaaaTCATATTTCTAAGCATGTATAACATATAAATCAAATAAGAACAACAAAGACACAAGTTATAAAAGATCCAAATTAAGGAAGAGCTATGAAGAGAGACTTACCTTGCTTATAAAACACTACTTGATTGATATTTAACCGGCCCCTTAGGGCCTACACAACAAGATTCAATAAGATATCAAGTAAATCAAAGGATTCAATAGTTTAtaggtaatcacaactcaagaaaaaaaatttaataaaaaggttTTAGAGAAATCCCACTAAGAACAAGTTTCTGCCTTAGTTTTGTGCTAGAAAAAGTTTTTGAATCTCTATACAAAAATGTGCTAACTTTTTCCCTAGGGTTTTTCAGAAAGGAAATAGGGTTTAGAAAGCAAAATGGCACTCTTTCTAGCTAGGGTTTGAGTTTGGAGGCATAAGgttgtatttatatgtttaaactAAGGTTTTCAAGGCCTTTTAGACGTCTTTGGATGTTCCCAAGGGTCTAGAGACCAGCCCACATCAAAGAATGATGTTTTAGGCCCCTAAAACTGAACTTCTAGAACCCAGATGCTTCcccaaaaccctaatttcaaCTCCTCAGATGGCTCAAATTCAAACCGCCATAACTCACTCAATATAAATCCAAATGAGGCAAAagttgtgttcaaattgaagcctaGGATGTCTAATTTCCAAAGAAATAAACCTCACTCAAAAATGTTTTGTGGATAAAAAATTATGGTAAAAATAGTGagcaaatgtcatttttcagCATCGTTTTCAAAGCAATTTAAGCACTTTTGAGTtatgattacttccaaactattaAAATAACTTCAATTATCTTTTGTAGACATGTCTAGCTCATCATGGGGACTGGGGACTAAAGTTTATTAACCAGATACAAAATGAAGTGTCTACAATATGGAGCATCTGGCTCTAAAGAAATAGATGTTGTTTTCAAAATGGCAATGTTGTTCCTTCCCTTCTAAAGATtgtgtatataaaaataattgagttCTCCTTTTGTGTGTCAAATTAGCAATCAATTAGACCCCTTACCTCCATCCCTGTGAGATGGGAAGCCCCTCCCTTTAATTGGTTCAATTTGAACACGGGCAGTTCTGCTCTTGGTAGCTCAAGGCTTGTAGGTGGTAGGGGGATTATCAGGAACCACCATGGGAACTAGGTTAAATGGTTTGTCAAAGCTATTGAACGAGCCAACAGCATGCAAGCTGAACTTTGGGTCATTAGAGATGGCCTGGTCTTATGCTCTTCTCTAGCTCCATTTACAAGTTGTTGAATTGGATATTGATGCTAAAGTTGTTATTTTGCTTTCTAATAATGGTGGCTCCTATGCTAACTTTGTACCAATTCTTGATGATTGCAGACAACTCATGACTCAAATCCCAGTCTTGAAGATCAACCACAGCTTTAGGGAGGCCAATGTGTGTGCGGATTTTCTAGCTAAAAAGGGCTCTCACCTTTACCTAATTTTAATAAACAAgaatgttttttgttctttcatgaCATCTTGCTCATTTTAAGTTTGATATGGGCCCGTGATCTATTAAACTAAAGGGAATTGAATTATCTACGACACGGGCTAGAGATTATCCTAATCAAAACAGTTGGATTTTTTCGATCAAAAATGGGGTCAAAATGTGGGTTAACCACGGTCAAGCTTGGCCAAATTTTTAGACATTGGTTAGAAATTAATTTTGGCATAGAAGGATGAAAATTATCGTTTGGGAAAAAATTTGACTTAGTTTGACTATCAATCAACCCGGTTGAAGATTGGCCAACatgagtattttggtcattttaaccTTGAACGTGAAAAACAAGATAATCCACCATCCAATTGGGCTAAATTCCATCCTTTTAAAACATTCCCATAGCCCTGAGATTAAAAAGGTAATTATtgcaatttttatgaaaaataagattttagCACACAAATTGAGACGGACAAATATGGTATCAACAATGTTAtccaaaaaacattaaaaaacttgattttcttataaaaaatataataattacaTGACATtgtaaaacccaaaacaaaaaattaaatcaatcatgtcttaattaaaatttgttttttaccaaaaaataaaatgaaattaagaaaaGTCGGGTTGCTGGTTAGACATGTAGGTTTGGCTTGGtccgcaaaaaaaaaaaggttgagtCACAAGTCAACCCGTTTTTACTtcgggtaaaaaaaaattagattcgaATTGGGTATTTTCTTTCGAGTTTAGATTTTACATCTACTTTagctttgtttggatttttttttttttttttttttttttttttttttttttttttttttttttggagaagaagctTTGTTAGGATTTGATAgctcacattattgttcatgtGAGAAGCACTTGGGCTAAATTTGTTAAGAAACCTATCACTTTGACCCACATTTTTTCCTTCCCCCTTAAAGCTTTCACAATGATGCTCTCATAttgctatattgctatttttaacaACCAACACCACAAAAATAGAGCTATATTGGTGGtgttattgttaaattttttagcaattgAACTATGGTAAGCTGCCATCTATGGCGGTCTATTGTAGcacaaaagttataaaaaataatattctttATTCCATGAACATCtctttttctcattaaaatattgctctctctctctctctctctctctctccccttcttgGTTCTTCCTATCTTTGAATTTGTAGGTTTTGTTTGTTGCGGTTGTCACCTTGGTGGGTTCC
This DNA window, taken from Quercus robur chromosome 2, dhQueRobu3.1, whole genome shotgun sequence, encodes the following:
- the LOC126713689 gene encoding profilin-2 yields the protein MSWQTYVDEHLMCDIDGQGQHLAAAAIIGHDGSVWAQSSNFPQFKAEEISGIMKDFEEPGHLAPTGLHLGGTKYMVIQGEAGAVIRGKKGSGGVTIKKTSQALVFGIYEEPVTPGQCNMVVERLGDYLVDQGL